One window from the genome of Salvia miltiorrhiza cultivar Shanhuang (shh) chromosome 7, IMPLAD_Smil_shh, whole genome shotgun sequence encodes:
- the LOC130993930 gene encoding uncharacterized protein LOC130993930, translated as MKEKGSRLKQLISMVTCMTRAKCMAVRSKTDAVRARLMLTSLTLLSKKKSFSIAAISAKINDIFHHHHAADDDDDDEPSKAIVLYSSKSAASCCKIGGGSEAIGSVLEFDDGDDDDKYPDLRHSLFEEEEEQELAELLDDPNSSISAIDLVKNSKESGESFNLEDDIDQVADLFITKFHKRMRLQKLLSFKRHQQMLERSA; from the coding sequence atgAAGGAGAAAGGTTCGAGGCTGAAGCAGCTGATATCAATGGTGACTTGCATGACCAGAGCCAAATGCATGGCGGTCAGGAGCAAAACCGACGCCGTCAGAGCGCGCCTCATGCTCACATCGCTCACGCTTCTCTCCAAGAAGAAGAGCTTCTCCATCGCCGCCATCTCCGCCAAGATCAACGACATTTTCCACCACCACCACGCCGCcgatgacgacgacgacgatgaGCCGAGCAAGGCGATCGTCCTCTACAGCAGCAAGTCCGCGGCCAGCTGCTGCAAAATCGGCGGCGGATCTGAGGCGATCGGCAGCGTTCTAGAATTCGACGACGGCGATGATGATGATAAGTATCCAGATCTGAGGCACTCGCTGttcgaggaggaggaggagcagGAGCTGGCGGAGCTGCTCGACGATCCGAATTCGTCGATCTCGGCCATAGATTTGGTGAAGAATTCAAAGGAGAGCGGCGAGAGCTTCAATCTGGAAGATGATATCGATCAGGTTGCGGATTTGTTCATCACCAAATTCCACAAGCGGATGCGGTTGCAGAAGCTGCTCTCCTTTAAGAGGCATCAGCAGATGCTCGAGAGGAGTGCCTGA